A stretch of the Perca fluviatilis chromosome 17, GENO_Pfluv_1.0, whole genome shotgun sequence genome encodes the following:
- the LOC120546063 gene encoding leukemia inhibitory factor receptor-like, giving the protein MVLVKGIMMIPWLLLVSLFCKSTQDGNGQESGVLHCGAQNLKLTNSSQMILLTWEDTPSCSAVQDVLIYELEVLIADKKEHYDEVAVTPDQIGSSHSWNWTSYLALECASHSVRLRSRYKNHTSQWNQETLPGLETSKAEVYPKDKHFQVGSTATFCCVLPAGDVFDKMSLTEYSSADMNTTRISNQTYALTVHLNQASKYSCTDVKCELNPDVGACAYIGYPPNVTDLQCETRDLQSVDCHWTDKDSSLPFKSVTEYHLLESPTICAKWPETRCSQEVRVDARERNWTLTASNPLGEVKLSDTADLTKRVHMFPPEGVTVLSVNARNVSLEWKWTVQQYYNLSLICQVNINNHGENTISEYFGVGLNFAVLNDLIPNWTYNVAIRCRTAQHFWKWSSWSTNVNFHTKGDVPDALDVWMQVMDNQIITIWKMPLANQSHGHIEDYEVTWTKTTERERQNRTKVAPNNFSLALSLDTTVGHIVTVTARNINGSSAPSTITIPSSNPDGTRVNTSLIIGSNGSFNLSWSASPTASCGYIVDWCPTLGNCTVGWLKVSPNQTNASILSKNFKDGLRYTLSVYACTQEAPVLLQRREGYVREKKIQDGLFKSVKGQQQDWDYEVSWEPISRREQTAFIQGYVLYCLDNNNNKVINFSTDNPEATSLTARNLKNGSYIFTVKARTAVGECGATSITATLNLLTDNLIGTVFISLAAVFGLLSLITIVCYRHWTCIKDTVYPPIPKPVLTSTGEHGCRNFQVDQCHYSEADIMDVPELYCRAGTPINGFVSQENMPFVFSQTPKGYYNQPLKKFTPPPLTLPSTAIPSQPGLPSSPFRREFPNASYNLIMQPGNQQSNFCPELQEGTSLERSSDGYQPHGHPETFATNQTEEDPDSPMSCVSTYILLPQSSSR; this is encoded by the exons GTGTCCTGCATTGTGGAGCTCAGAATCTGAAACTAACCAACTCCAGTCAGATGATCCTGTTAACATGGGAAGACACGCCTTCATGCTCTGCAGTACAGGATGTGCTGATCTATGAGCTGGAGGTTCTCATAGCGGACAAGAAAGAACATTAT GATGAAGTTGCTGTGACACCTGACCAGATAGGATCTTCTCACTCCTGGAACTGGACGTCATATTTGGCATTGGAGTGTGCTTCCCATTCAGTGAGGCTCAGGTCCCGATACAAAAACCACACAAGCCAATGGAATCAAGAGACTCTTCCTG GGCTTGAAACATCAAAAGCTGAGGTTTATCCAAAGGACAAACACTTCCAGGTTGGCAGTACAGCCACCTTCTGCTGCGTTCTGCCTGCGGGGGACGTTTTTGACAAAATGTCTCTGACTGAGTATAGTAGTGCTGATATGAACACTACCAGGATCAGCAATCAGACCTATGCCTTGACCGTCCACCTGAACCAGGCATCAAAATACAGTTGCACTGATGTAAAATGTGAACTGAATCCTGATGTTGGGGCTTGTGCTTATATTGGCT ACCCACCTAATGTCACGGACCTTCAATGTGAAACCCGAGATCTGCAATCAGTCGATTGCCACTGGACGGATAAAGACTCAAGCCTACCCTTTAAGAGTGTAACAGAGTATCATCTACTTGAAAG TCCGACAATCTGTGCAAAGTGGCCTGAGACGAGATGCTCTCAAGAAGTGCGAGTCGACGCTCGCGAGAGAAACTGGACGTTAACAGCAAGTAATCCTTTGGGCGAGGTGAAGCTTTCCGACACTGCAGACCTGACTAAAAGAG TGCACATGTTCCCTCCTGAGGGAGTGACAGTTTTGAGTGTGAATGCCAGAAATGTCAGCCTGGAGTGGAAGTGGACGGTGCAACAGTACTATAATCTCAGTTTAATATGCCAAGTGAACATTAATAACCACGGTGAAAACACCATA AGTGAATACTTTGGAGTTGGTCTTAACTTTGCAGTTTTGAATGATCTGATACCAAATTGGACATATAATGTGGCAATACGATGCAGAACAGCACAACATTTCTGGAAATGGAGCAGCTGGAGCACAAATGTCAACTTCCATACAAAGGGTGATG TTCCAGATGCTCTTGATGTGTGGATGCAGGTGATGGACAACCAAATTATAACCATCTGGAAG ATGCCACTGGCCAACCAGAGTCATGGACACATCGAAGACTATGAAGTGACCTGGACCAAGACCACGGAGAGAGAGCGACAAAATAGGACCAAAGTGGCTCCCAACAATTTCAGTCTTGCCCTCAGTCTGGACACCACTGTCGGGCATATCGTCACAGTTACAGCTAGGAATATAAACGGCAGTTCAGCCCCATCAACCATCACCATCCCCAGCTCCAATCCAG ACGGAACCAGAGTGAACACTTCTTTGATCATTGGCAGCAACGGTAGCTTCAACCTGTCCTGGTCTGCCAGTCCAACAGCCAGCTGTGGCTACATAGTGGACTGGTGTCCTACCTTAGGAAATTGCACTGTTGGGTGGCTGAAAGTGTCTCCCAATCAGACTAATGCCAGTATACTTTCAA AAAACTTCAAAGATGGACTGAGATACACTTTGTCAGTATATGCCTGCACCCAGGAAGCTCCAGTGCTACTACAAAGAAGAGAGGGCTATGTCAGAGAGAAAA AAATACAAGACGGCCTGTTTAAATCAGTCAAGGGGCAACAGCAGGATTGGGATTACGAGGTATCCTGGGAGCCTATATCTCGAAGAGAGCAGACTGCTTTTATCCAAGGCTATGTCCTGTATTGTttggacaacaacaacaacaaagtcaTCAACTTCAGCACAG ACAATCCTGAAGCCACTAGCCTGACAGCAAGAAACCTTAAAAATGGTTCCTACATATTCACAGTAAAGGCACGGACAGCAGTTGGAGAATGTGGCGCTACATCCATCACTGCCACCTTGAATTTACTGA CTGATAACTTGATAGGGACAGTCTTCATTTCCCTGGctgctgtttttggtctccttTCCCTCATCACTATTGTTTGCTACAGACACTGGACATG TATCAAAGATACGGTCTATCCTCCTATCCCAAAGCCAGTGTTGACATCAACG gGTGAACATGGATGTCGTAATTTTCAGGTGGATCAGTGTCACTATAGTGAAGCCGATATCATGGATGTTCCGGAACTGTATTGTAGAGCAGGAACACCAATAAATGGTTTTGTCAGCCAGGAGAACATGCCATTTGTTTTTTCACAAACTCCAAAGGGTTACTACAACCAGCCCCTGAAAAAGTTCACCCCACCACCCCTCACTTTACCATCTACAGCCATCCCATCTCAGCCAGGGTTACCATCTTCTCCATTTAGAAGGGAATTTCCTAATGCGTCATACAACCTGATAATGCAGCCTGGGAATCAGCAGTCCAACTTCTGTCCTGAGCTTCAGGAGGGAACGTCTTTAGAGAGAAGCTCCGATGGATACCAGCCTCATGGTCACCCGGAAACCTTCGCTACAAACCAGACAGAAGAAGATCCAGACAGTCCTATGTCCTGTGTCTCCACTTACATATTGTTACCACAGTCATCTTCCAGATAG